A part of Lathamus discolor isolate bLatDis1 chromosome 17, bLatDis1.hap1, whole genome shotgun sequence genomic DNA contains:
- the JAM3 gene encoding junctional adhesion molecule C, with protein MALRILLLPLLGYRLLAVELTSSNTKPVVQEFQSVELSCIIKSTITPDPRIEWKKIRDGETSYVFFDNKMQGDFVTRAEILSRTSLVIKNTTRMDTATYRCEVAAPADTKTIDEINIQLTVQVKPMTPRCTVPKAVPVGKTASLHCHESEGYPKSTYSWYRNSEPLSPDSRSNAKFHNSSYTLNPSTGTLVFHAVHKGDTGRYSCIATNDAGFAKCEEQEMEVYDLNIGGIIGGVLVVLAVLVLITLGICCAYRRGYFANSKESGESYKTPAKPDGVNYIRTDDEGDFRHKSSFVI; from the exons GCTACAGGCTCTTGGCTGTGGAGCTGACATCCAGCAACACCAAGCCCGTGGTGCAGGAATTCCAGA GTGTCGAGCTCTCCTGCATCATCAAATCCACCATAACACCAGATCCCAGAATCGAGTGGAAGAAGATCCGGGATGGAGAAACCTCTTATGTATTCTTCGACAATAAAATGCAGG GGGACTTTGTGACTCGTGCAGAGATCCTGAGCAGGACATCGCTGGTGATCAAAAACACCACGCGGATGGACACTGCCACATACCGCTGCGAAGTGGCAGCGCCTGCTGATACCAAAACCATCGATGAGATCAACATCCAGCTCACAGTCCAAG TGAAGCCTATGACTCCTCGATGCACCGTGCCTAAAGCTGTCCCTGTTGGCAAGACAGCCTCTCTTCACTGCCACGAGAGCGAAGGTTACCCCAAGTCCACGTACAGCTGGTATCGCAACAGCGAACCTCTATCACCAGACTCCAGATCCAATGCCAAATTCCACAACTCCTCCTACACCCTGAACCCCAGCACAGGCACTCTG GTTTTCCATGCTGTGCACAAAGGGGACACGGGCCGTTACTCCTGCATAGCAACCAACGATGCCGGCTTTGCCAAgtgtgaggagcaggagatggaAGTCT ATGACCTCAACATTGGAGGGATCATCGGGGGGGTCCTGGTGGTCCTCGCGGTTTTGGTGCTCATCACCCTTGGTATCTGCTGTGCCTACAGAAGGGGTTACTTTGCAAACAGCAAAGAGAGTGGGGAAAG CTACAAGACTCCAGCAAAGCCTGATGGCGTTAACTATATCCGGACAGATGATGAG GGTGACTTCAGGCACAAGTCTTCATTCGTCATCTAA